tcaaatatttttttttacagtatattaaaaGTAGAGGTGGTGAATTCTTCAGCACACTGCAGATATACAGGATTATTTCATATGTTCCAACATGCACTGCATCTATACATCATTAAAAGGCGTGTCAATATATTAGATCTATGAAGAACAGATTTCTGATCAGTATAAATGAACATGATCGATTCAGgctgatttttttcctccttctcagaTTGTTTAATTTGAACTTTTAAATGAACATTGTTTTGCACAGCTGACAATGAATTTGTGAGAATTTCAGGTCAGACTTTTTCGGGTAAAGTACATcgctttgctgctgctgcctttttaTTTGACAACTCAAAACAACCAAATATTAGTTTTGATGATGATTTATATATCTGCTATATGAGTGGCAGAATTAACGGTACTATTCAAATACTTATTTTCATGGCATCtcagtttttgctttcttttccttcttggCTTCAAACCTCAACAaggaacatttttctctttagtcTTAATCAGAGCAACATTAGAGAAGAATGTGTTGGTCAATGAGCTCACAATGGTTTCAGCCTCAGGAGCCTGTTTTCCAGCTCTACCTGTTCCAGGTTAACTGGTCCATCAggtgtgtctctctgctgggATGCTGAGTTGTAAACTTAAAGTAACTGAGTAGATTTACTCATGCTGAGGTATTTTTACTTACTTGTTATGATGAGGACTTTGATTCTTCAAGTACATTTTAATGACAGTACTAGTGTAGGATTTTTAAACCAGGACTGGTTATAGactattttcacattttcattagtttctgttttattactcTTCGACCTTGACTGACCTCTGCCTGAAGTCAGTTGAATGTCAGCTGCTTGACGCCTCCTCCGTCCTCTGTGCCTCCAGACTCTAAAGAAGATTGGATGATCCTTCAGAGTGAGACCAGATGTGATTCTGGTTTTGTCCTAGAGCCGCACACGAACACCGGACCCTCCATGAGATGTCCAAATGCCAGCTgacagctgacctctgaccctcgCACCATGGACGTCCGTCTGCAGGCCAACCCTCAGCTCCACTGCTCGGTCAATGGGGGAGCGGGACGCAGCTCCAGGCCAGGCGTAAGTATCTGAAAACCATCCAATTTAATCAATACCACAGTAAAACAAGCTCAAGAGTTTGGGAgaagttagattttttttgatGAACACAATAATGTCAACACTATGAGATATGAGTGTCTGAAAATGATCTGAGCCCTGACTTCAGTAATCAGTGAGCTTTGCAGCTGTTGGTTGGTAGAGTTTGTTGCCTTTGGACAGAGAGAGTGGCATCAAACTTTTCATCTAgctctcagcaaaaaaaaacaaattagctTCAATTAACTAAACCATTAAGTCTCTTTTGTATAATTATCAACTAGAAGATTTGTTCGTTGGTCTGGAGCAAACACAGTAAACCTGCTCTATTGTCTCtctcacagtaaacacactcaGTGTATCAGATGAACAGCTGATTATTCAAACTGCACTTCACCCTGACTGAggctctgtgctgtgtttacacaaTGCACCCAgtcatcacagacacagagacattaCACCTGCTTAACAACTTAATCCCTTCGCATGCCTTGGGGATGACATTCATTatcaacacacaacacagcccAACCAGTCGAGCTGCAGTTTTCTAGGTCCTGAGCTGCTTCACGACAATGTGACAATTCACTCCAGCTGAAACCAGTGCATCAGTGTTTATCTCGGACTGGTTTCAGTTGGGTGTTGCTGCaggtgtctttgtgtgtctgctcgtGTGAAGcaaaacaaggctcttagtAACCTTGTTGTGACACTTTTCATAACGCCGATGTCAGCAGCAAACCAGGTCTGCCGTGTCAACCACCAGCTGAAGGTCATCACATTGAAATAGCTTGAATAAGCAGCTTCCTTCGCTCTGGTGGTTGTGTAATTGTAGTAAAACACTCCACTGTTAAACTGTCTGTTGTTCATTTGTGTGAgaagtgtgtgttctgctgtcagattctgtacacacactgtaaagaCAAACTAGTTATTTCACCTTTGCCTTGAAACTGTAAATTCACTGACCCGGTTCTGAATGGTTGGTTCAGCACAGGGAAACAGATAGCTTAGCTCTGTCCAATGTTAAAAAATTCCCCCAGCAGTCCGTCTGAAGCTCGCTGAttaacaggtgtgtgtgctgactgtttaatccaaacacaaacacatgttaAAACCACATTTTGTGGTTGTATGGGAAGTTAACAGTGACAAGAAGACTGTGGGAGAACCACTGTGCCCGGGGCTTTGGTTTGCCAACAAATGGTTCCAGAGCAGAGtacacaaacatttctgtttgtgtacatattaaacaaaaaaggaaaaaaaaacctcagatgCATGAATAAAAAGTAGATGAAAGAAAGTTTTCATACCTGCAGGGTATGAGTGCGCTAACGGCTAACAgctgtttaattatttacacTAAAGGGTCACTAAATATCAGCTTTTTAGGAAGTAtgtaagaaaacagtgatgctTTTTAACACCTAAAAAACTGGAGGTTTTCACCCAACTACAAATTACAGAAACTAATACTTAATAactctgaaaaaataaatatttgaacagATTTTACTGCACATATTTTGTCATAAGGTcacaagttttctttttccactgctGCATATTTTTGGGTCTATTTCACGCTGTTACAGGGGGGTACCTGTTCCCTACGGCCCTGTGGTCCGGTTTAAACAGGTGGACTCGATCTTTATCAGGACTGAAGAAAGACCACAGAGTGAAGCAGCCAAATCAGTAGTCACAGTGTATTGTTACTGGATAGccctttgtgttgttttctcagtGGCAGCACTGTGTGAAGCAGGACAGGTAACAGTGGAGGTGAAGGACAGATGGGTAGGAGGGGAGGGGCAACAGAAGAGAGGGGCATTTGAGCTAAATATAGGGTGGGAAAGAAGTTTGGAGGGTTGGGATTCAGGAACAAACAGGCCAGTGTTCGGTCTGTACACATGACTACTGTATGAGAAAGTCACGGTGGATGGTTTGCAACATGATGAGGAGACGAATCTCGTGCTTctctgttaaaaaataaaatcagaaagtAGGAGAACGGTTTGGAATAATGATACTGAAGAAGAAATAATAAAGGCAGAGTAGAAACGTATTTGTCTACAGTCACAAGTTTTTACTGTTAACACCAGATTCAAACTCATACAATATGTTTAGTTAATAAGAACCTAAATTACTCCGTATAAGATACATACGCTCAGTGCAAACAGACCTGTGCATTAAATGTAAAGAAGATAGAGGCAGCTGATAACTGGTACTTTATGATTCTCATGTTGTTAATTATTAACTCCTTTTGTGCCACAAGTTATGTTTATTTGGTGGATTTCCAACTGTATGTAACTAAagttctgaaaagaaaaaaggacttTTTAAGTTTACATCAAAGGGAAAATGTGGGAAACATTTATggactttttgaaaaaaatagtCCCACTGAGGATTTTTCACAACAAGaatattatttgtttgtgtgaaacatCTTAAAAGTAGGGCTGCAAACTTTGAAACCACTCAGACCAAAGCACATAAACCAGTTTCCTTCTAACCTTTGGATTTGACAGGAAGATGAGTCTCTGCAGTTCCTGagccaggaggagcaggagtgCATCCAGTTCTTCGAGGACACCATCGTCTCATTGGAGGAGAGTCTGAAGGAGGAGCAAGTGAAGCCTGCCCCAAGCAGCCCTGGTCCTGTTGAAGAGGTCGATGGACTCCCAACCTCGAGTCCCAACCCTGGGGTCACAGTGTCTTCCATCCCGGCCAGACCTCTCAGTCCCAAAGACCAGGATATTATAGACCTGGTCCGCCCAGAACCGGACTTACTGCAGAACAAAGAGCCAATCTTCAGCCCCACAAATCCAGGTAGCGCACTGTACTTGATTCCTGTATGCAGGgcacacacaatcaaatataAACAGACACAGTATTTATACTGATTCCAGTATAAATACTGGAATCAGCTAAAACCTCCCAACAGAGCCAAAACTACAGCTCTGAAAGGACCTGAAGTTTCTAGACATGATCAGATTTTCACTTTGCAATTTGTTTCTCCCAGATTTTCAGAGTATGGTGCAAACCCCTGAAAGCCACTTTGAGATAAAGCCAAGGCATGAACCGACGGACAGCCTGCCTTCAGAGTACAACCCTCCCTTACCAAGTGGCAGCTATGGGCCAACAGAAGGCCACTCCTCCTACCACCCGCCAGGTTGTATCCCCACCCCGGTCTTGATTGCCCAGAAAATAGCTGAGAACCAGGCAGGGGGAACCTCCAGCTTCCTTCCCGGCTCGCTCCTCCGCCGCCGCAGCCTTGAGTCTGAAAAGCCGCTGAGCTACAGCACAGATCCTCCCATCAAACAGGGTCCTCCTACCTCTGCTAAGCCTGCCCGCTTCCCTTCTAACATCAGCGTGATCCTCGGCAGCAAGGAGCACCAGAACCAGTCTCTGGCTAATGTGAACATCCAGGAGAGACGGGCGCAAATGCTGGCAAATCTCTCAGGAACATCACACCCTTTGCAGGAGGAGGATACCCCCGTGGAGCAAAAGGCTCGAAATATTCCCACTCGCAGCATTTCCTTCAGGGACCCTACACCAGACAAATCCAGGATGGAGGCCCTGTCTAAGCTGGGCCTAACCAGGAACCGAGCCATGTCCGGGGGTATGTCGCTCCTTCCTAGTGGCACCTCACTGGATCCTCTCACAGGTGCAGAAACCAGTGCCAAACCTCTGGAGGCCAGCGTTGCCCCAACACCAGAAACCAGCAACAAATTGCCAGAGGCCAATGTTACGGCACCACCTCAGAGCCAGAGTCGcatagacagaaaaacagaggttCTGCGGACAAATTCCTTTAGGAGCCAGGAAGAAAGAAACCCACAACCGAGCCCCTCACCTCCAGCAGTCACGCAAAGCAGTTACTGTCCACCTCTTTTGGAAAACAAGGCACCTGTTCTCCCTCCGCCTGAGGTCACCTCGCTGGAATTTAACAGCTACGGAGGGAAATCCATCGTGGTCAACCCTTATGTTTCCTCCAGGAGCGAACCTGCAACCTCTCCAACAAGCCTTGAACCAAAAGTCCTCCCACCTGCACTGGCTAACCCCAGCGAGTTGAATACCTACGGAGGAAAGACCAAAGTCATGAACCCTGCTGCTGTAGCCGTGACCAGGAATGACCTCCCTGACATCCTCAGCTCCCATATTGACAAGAGTCAAACCTTGCCTGCCAAGTCAGAGCCGCCACCCACTGAGCTTAACACTTATGGAGGAAAGAGTCGAGCCATCAACCCTTCTGCTGGGTTAAACCGCCCTTCAGAAAACCCAACAAGGAGTTTCAAAGCTCCAGCCCCGACCCCGGCCCCAAGACCTCCTCGGCACTCTTACCACGGTGTAATTAGTTCCCAGAAAACAGCACAACGGGCCTTGTCCCCTGATCACCGGCGGAGATCTGGCTCCATGTTTCGTCCCCAGGGCATCACTGTGCAGTTTTCTGGACGGGGGGCGACGAACGAATCGCGCAGGGAGGCGCTGAGGAAACTGGGGCTGCTGAAGGACTCTTGATAAACTCTGGAAATTTATCCTTCAGTCTCCACCTGTCGATCCTCAGCCTCTGGTGTGTACCTGCTGGTGGAGGGGGTACAAGTTCCAGTGACTGGAGAGTGAGGTGTGGTTGGAGAGAGGCATACTTTTACAAAGGAATGGAGCCAGATTCTAAAGTAGACCTGCACGGCCAGTTCTTAATTCCTGGCcataaaaaaactgacaaacaagTATGGCACCGTGCAGCTGCTGCACACTCGACACTGTTTCAGCGACAAAAGTCTGGACAGATGAACTGCAAACAGCTTCATTTTGCCTCTGATCAAAGACATCATATACCTCTGCACAAGATATTCTGGGACAAATAACACTGTCAACAACGCCCATGAAACGCCCCAAACCAACAATGTGCTAGCATTAGGCTCTCAGCTCTAAGCCTGTTGATTTTTACTGAAAatctggattttctttttctttttgacaaaaCGCTAATGAGCGGCTAATTCTTCACAGGAGTGATTCAGGTTGAATTAAAGAGTTTTAGgctgaaaattgttttttttaaagtctttaaagagatttaaaaaaaatatataaacagaaacaacaaaccaCATTCAGAAAAGGCCAGCCaacctttgtctctgttttcagtttaagttctatttgttttcttgtgtcatGGTGTCACTTTCCCTCTAGCAGCTGTCAGCAgagtgaaattatttttcatacaCAGGCTGTGAAATCTTTATCACCCCTGTTACATGGGaaccttttctgttttcactgctttGTTTACTGACTTTGGGCATTTTAGTCAgcggtgtgttttttttttctgtcagggCTAAAAAGTTAAAAGCACTTTTCTCAAGAGGAATTTTATTACTTCTGAAATGACCAAAACTATATTGTAAAGGTTATAAAAGAGACATGTGGATGTCCTGGACTAATGATGGTGCAGAAGTTAGAGCGGGAAGGAGCAGGGTTTCGTGGAAGATGcaaagctgagctgagctggagGATATTTTTACTCCACGGACAAACCTCCCACACCAAACCACAGACTGTGGAATGGGTTTGTGGccaggacttttactttttactacGCAGAAGCAGTACTTTAAAAACTGCTCTTTAGGGACGGGCGAGCACATGGCATTGTACAAAACACAAGCACTAAAACCACAGAGTCTAGAAATACATCCTGGGTTacttatgtgtttttattcctgTCGAGCTGTTGTCGATAACTTCTCTGTTTCTGACATTTGCAAGTGTGTTATTTAACTGTTGTAGCAGCATaagcatgaatgtgtgtgtattgtgtgtgtgtgtctatgtatgtaagtttattgtgtttaatCCAGACTCCGGCCTCTGTAGTTCACCTACAGTAACTTTTGAAGTATATTTAGTTTCGCACAAGAGTTTTCCTGTGCGAacattttttgtgaattttgttTACAGACTCCGGTTCATCTGTAGTTCATCTACAGGCATTTTGAAGTATCTAATGgtgcatacatacagtatataactACATTTTGTATAACACACTTTACTTTATAAGGAAATGTTTCAG
The nucleotide sequence above comes from Toxotes jaculatrix isolate fToxJac2 chromosome 22, fToxJac2.pri, whole genome shotgun sequence. Encoded proteins:
- the LOC121176317 gene encoding proline and serine-rich protein 2; amino-acid sequence: MDVRLQANPQLHCSVNGGAGRSSRPGEDESLQFLSQEEQECIQFFEDTIVSLEESLKEEQVKPAPSSPGPVEEVDGLPTSSPNPGVTVSSIPARPLSPKDQDIIDLVRPEPDLLQNKEPIFSPTNPDFQSMVQTPESHFEIKPRHEPTDSLPSEYNPPLPSGSYGPTEGHSSYHPPGCIPTPVLIAQKIAENQAGGTSSFLPGSLLRRRSLESEKPLSYSTDPPIKQGPPTSAKPARFPSNISVILGSKEHQNQSLANVNIQERRAQMLANLSGTSHPLQEEDTPVEQKARNIPTRSISFRDPTPDKSRMEALSKLGLTRNRAMSGGMSLLPSGTSLDPLTGAETSAKPLEASVAPTPETSNKLPEANVTAPPQSQSRIDRKTEVLRTNSFRSQEERNPQPSPSPPAVTQSSYCPPLLENKAPVLPPPEVTSLEFNSYGGKSIVVNPYVSSRSEPATSPTSLEPKVLPPALANPSELNTYGGKTKVMNPAAVAVTRNDLPDILSSHIDKSQTLPAKSEPPPTELNTYGGKSRAINPSAGLNRPSENPTRSFKAPAPTPAPRPPRHSYHGVISSQKTAQRALSPDHRRRSGSMFRPQGITVQFSGRGATNESRREALRKLGLLKDS